The following DNA comes from Euryarchaeota archaeon.
TCGAAGCGATCGCCGTCGCAGGACCCGCCGCCTACGGGGAGGCCGAGACGCGTATCGCGCTTCAAGCGGGAGCGGTTGAAACACTCCTCATATCGGACAAGTTCGTGAGAGAGCACCAAGGCGAAGGACTCATGCTACTCGCGAAACAGTCGGGAGCGGACGTGAAGATCATCAGCAGCGAACACGAGAGCGGGAGGAAGTTCGGGAGCTTGGGAGGATGCGGGGCTTTCTTGAGGTACAGGTTGCAGGGACGCGCAGAATCGTGATCGTTTGCATCGAGACCGGTGAGAGCGCAGTTCCCATGGCTGGCTCGTTGGCCACCATCGACCACCATAAATAGTAGGATGTTCATCCTAATAGTAGGACATGCATCCTATTACATGGTCTGAGGCGCTTCTCGGCACCCGAGCCAAAGTGCGGATACTTCGGCTCCTTGCAAGCGATATCGCGACCGCGAGGACCGGCGGTGAGATAGCGCGCGCTTTGGACATGAGCCCGAACACGGTGAATCTGGCGCTGAAGGCGTTGCGCGATGAAGGCATCTTGGAGTTCCGGCGGCTTGGAGGCGCCAACGCGATCCGCATGCGCTCCGACCTCACCGTGACTAAAACGCTTGTCGCATTCTTCGACGGTGAGCGCGAGACCCTGCGCTCAGTTTCGCGCTGCGTTGCCGAGGCCCTGCCCAAAGGCGTGGTCTGCTATCTCTTCGGGAGCACCGCGCGATCAGACGCCAAACGCCAGAGTGACATCGACCTCCTGATCGTGGCCCAGACGCAAGGTGAAGCGGACGAGGCGATGCACCGTGTGCGCGAGGCGGTTTCGAAGATCATTCCCTCCAAGATCGATATCATAGCCCTCGGTGCCAGGGAGGCAAAGGAAAAGAGCCGTTCATCGCTCCTTGAGAACGTGCGTCGCGAAGGACGAAGGCTCTCTCACGCCGATCTGGAGGACCTCTTCTGAACCCGAGAGCGGGCGGCCGCACCCGCTCCGAAGGCCGCCACCACGCCATCACGTACTGGAAAAAGGGCGCTCGCTTCGCCCGTGGCGCGCGACAATGCCTCGAATCGGGCGAGTACGACCCAGCGGCATCGAACGCCATCAATGCCGTCGTGAACATGACCGATGCCGTATGTGTGCACTACCTCGGCGTCCGTAGCGCCAGCGAGAGCCATCACGAAGCATTGACGCTCCTCGCGACCGTCACCGAGATGGACGTGAAAGCGCGGGACGGAATCGCCCGCCATCTTGAGAATCTCCTCGGGATGAAAAGCCTCTCACAATACGAGGCGAGACTCCTCACAAGAACCGAGGCTGAGCGGGCCGTGGAGCAGATGGAAAGGGCGAGCGCGGCGATCAAAGGACTCGCGGAAAGACTCGGATGGGCCGTCGTGGATTGACGACGGACTCAGGGGCCGGCCGAGGGGGTTCGCTGAGGTGAGCCACGGGTCGAATAGAGTGCTCCCGTTTTCCCATAAAACTTGGTCTGAGAGGTCCCCATGTCCCCTTCACCCCCATCTCCCTGTTTCCCCCCGCGAGAGGTCATGTAGTCGCCGCTCCAAGGTTGGTGCGTGGTCTCGCGGCGGTTCTTCGTCCTGTGGTTCCCGATGTTTTCGGTCCTGGCCCTGCTGTTTTCCACGTTTGTCGCCGCCGCACAACCGGAAGACAGCAGGGCCGGCGACCCGATCTCGATCCTGTCGCAGGAGTCTTATGTCGTCAGTTTCGTGAAGGAGACTCGTGTCATCAAGCTCAATGGTCACCTCAATGGGGGCGAGTCCCGCGATGTCCCGTTCCGGATCGACGAGAACAACGTCACTCGCGTGGACTTCCTCCTCACTTGGGGCGAGACGGACGACGAGCTAGGCGTCACTGCGCTCGACACTTTCCGTCTCCAGCCGGTGATGGCCGATGGCCGCATGATGGAGGCGCGTGAATCCCACGACGGGTTGATCT
Coding sequences within:
- a CDS encoding nucleotidyltransferase domain-containing protein, which translates into the protein MHPITWSEALLGTRAKVRILRLLASDIATARTGGEIARALDMSPNTVNLALKALRDEGILEFRRLGGANAIRMRSDLTVTKTLVAFFDGERETLRSVSRCVAEALPKGVVCYLFGSTARSDAKRQSDIDLLIVAQTQGEADEAMHRVREAVSKIIPSKIDIIALGAREAKEKSRSSLLENVRREGRRLSHADLEDLF
- a CDS encoding HEPN domain-containing protein — translated: MNPRAGGRTRSEGRHHAITYWKKGARFARGARQCLESGEYDPAASNAINAVVNMTDAVCVHYLGVRSASESHHEALTLLATVTEMDVKARDGIARHLENLLGMKSLSQYEARLLTRTEAERAVEQMERASAAIKGLAERLGWAVVD